One Gemella haemolysans ATCC 10379 DNA segment encodes these proteins:
- a CDS encoding winged helix-turn-helix transcriptional regulator, which yields MEQQEPFGNCPFFTTQKILSGKWTILILHLLEDKSVRFNELQRSLGTITQATLTKQLKQLEQDRLINRKVYAQIPPKVEYSLTDIGKKFQSVLNELEIWGNDYIEYLKENKEAV from the coding sequence ATGGAACAACAAGAACCTTTTGGAAATTGCCCCTTTTTTACAACTCAAAAAATATTGTCTGGAAAATGGACAATATTAATTCTTCATCTACTGGAGGATAAAAGTGTTAGATTTAATGAGTTACAAAGATCACTAGGAACAATTACCCAAGCTACATTAACAAAACAATTAAAGCAATTAGAACAAGATAGATTAATAAATCGTAAGGTTTATGCTCAAATTCCACCAAAAGTTGAGTACAGCTTAACTGATATCGGAAAAAAATTCCAATCAGTACTAAATGAATTAGAAATTTGGGGAAATGACTACATAGAATATTTAAAAGAAAACAAAGAAGCAGTATAA